TTTATCCAATGTTATACATTGCTAGAAAAGAAAAAGGTGACACACAAAAGAAAGTTGCTAGCAAACTTGGTATTAGTCCACAACGTTACCAGTTAAAGGAAAGTGGTAAAGCAATATTTAATTTAAATGAGTGTCAGATTCTTTCGGAAATGTATAATATGCCAATTGATGAGTTGTTTTCATCAAAAATTAAAGTAGGAAAATAGGAGGCAAGGCAATGAAAATGTACTTAACTTATATTTGCTTAGTTTCATTGTTGACAATTTTATTACTAGCAATATCTAACATGTATGTC
This is a stretch of genomic DNA from Staphylococcus roterodami. It encodes these proteins:
- a CDS encoding pathogenicity island protein → MKMYLTYICLVSLLTILLLAISNMYVAFSVYGMMVTYGFNLTGEITTCENK
- a CDS encoding helix-turn-helix domain-containing protein, which produces MTNLVYPMLYIARKEKGDTQKKVASKLGISPQRYQLKESGKAIFNLNECQILSEMYNMPIDELFSSKIKVGK